The following coding sequences lie in one Arachis hypogaea cultivar Tifrunner chromosome 4, arahy.Tifrunner.gnm2.J5K5, whole genome shotgun sequence genomic window:
- the LOC112796055 gene encoding heavy metal-associated isoprenylated plant protein 47 codes for MKQKIVMQVHMNCQKCRTKALKVAASANGVDFVGIEGDEKKNMVVIGDGVDPVKLTNSLRKKVGQTNIISLAEVKSS; via the exons atgaag CAAAAGATTGTGATGCAGGTCCACATGAATTGCCAGAAATGCAGAACAAAGGCACTCAAGGTTGCTGCTTCAGCAAACG GAGTGGATTTTGTGGGAATAGAGGGAGACGAAAAGAAGAACATGGTAGTTATTGGAGATGGGGTTGATCCTGTTAAGTTGACAAATTCTCTCAGGAAAAAAGTTGGACAAACTAATATCATAAGCTTAGCAGAGGTTAAATCcagttaa